Proteins from one Procambarus clarkii isolate CNS0578487 chromosome 40, FALCON_Pclarkii_2.0, whole genome shotgun sequence genomic window:
- the LOC138372886 gene encoding piggyBac transposable element-derived protein 4-like, whose translation MRMYWQTNKLWHARFFNVFTSSRQFQHIAKFFHTYNNKAVPENNSDRLIKVRPVMEYLAEKFASVYVPKKELSLDEGTMAWRGRLSFKVYNPNKPDKYGVKFYMLAKGTSGYIYDFDVYCGIGKTTVETVMGLIAPLVKKGYHLYMDNYYNSVSLTDKLREVGVYTCGTLRLQRGAPKDLQQQAKEFHEIGIRSLLLWNSEERPATTTIIPHAQDIDANEGHPADAALSTPGPSGARRPLFTSTPQGHASSPTSEQELAGIKPLDLTDVTEDSSTSLVIPQEDTIPIAHNRNRRIVDSEHRLNYKVTHEIINLPKRLRCRVCYKSGIRRDTSLGCKTCDVGLCSVPWYTRYHRKKVYWVEKK comes from the exons ATGAGGATGTACTGGCAAACAAATAAGTTGTGGCATGCACGATTTTTCAATGTGTTTACATCGTCTAGACAGTTCCAACATATTGCCAAGTTCTTTCACACGTATAACAACAAAGCAGTTCCCGAGAACAATAGTGACAGGTTGATAAAAGTGAGACCAGTGATGGAATATTTGGCCGAGAAATTTGCGTCTGTATATGTTCCAAAGAAAGAATTGAGTCTCGATGAAGGTACAATGGCATGGCGTGGCCGCCTCTCGTTCAAGGTATACAATCCAAACAAGCCCGACAAGTATGGTGTAAAATTTTATATGTTGGCCAAAGGCACATCAGGCTACATATATGATTTTGATGTGTATTGTGGCATTGGGAAAACTACAGTGGAAACCGTCATGGGGTTGATTGCGCCCCTAGTCAAAAAGGGTTATCATCTCTACATGGATAACTACTACAACTCAGTTTCCCTGACAGATAAATTACGTGAAGTTGGTGTTTACACATGTGGCACACTTAGACTGCAACGTGGCGCACCTAAGGATCTGCAAcaacaagcaaagg AGTTTCACGAGATAGGAATTCGATCCTTATTGCTGTGGAACAGTGAGGaaaggcctgcaacaactacaatcATACCGCATGCTCAAGACATAGATGCCAACGAGGGTCATCCTGCTGATGCGGCACTTTCAACACCCGGGCCATCTGGTGCGAGGCGGCCTCTTttcacttcaacacctcaagGCCACGCGTCGTCACCAACTTCTGAACAGGAGCTGGCTGGCATAAAACCCCTTGACTTGACGGATGTAACAGAAGATTCAAGCACAAGTCTTGTCATTCCTCAAGAAGACACGATTCCTATTGCTCATAACAGAAACAGACGAATTGTAGATTCAGAACATCGTCTCAACTACAAGGTGACACACGAAATTATCaacctgccaaaacgtctaaggtGCCGTGTGTGCTACAAGTCTGGCATAAGGAGGGACACTAGCCTCGGATGTAAAACGTGTGATGTGGGACTGTGCTCTGTACCTTGGTACACAAGGTACCATCGCAAAAAGGTATATTGGGTGGAGAAGAAGtaa